In Xanthomonas sacchari, a genomic segment contains:
- a CDS encoding ribonuclease — MRKPVLLIAAIVLLVGGLWGIRGLQHPPHPQFAPSLDAAAQAPYTVPGKTAAASDATAPTLPAFLPPEARATVALILRGGPFPHRQDGSVFGNRENRLPAQPRGYYHEYTVDTPGLSHRGARRIVTGGTPPQVWYYSDDHYASFRSFQVDGTRATP; from the coding sequence ATGCGCAAGCCCGTGCTGTTGATCGCCGCCATCGTCTTGCTGGTGGGCGGGCTGTGGGGCATCCGCGGGCTGCAGCATCCGCCGCACCCGCAATTCGCGCCCTCGCTGGACGCCGCCGCGCAGGCGCCGTACACCGTGCCCGGCAAGACCGCCGCGGCATCGGATGCCACGGCGCCGACACTGCCGGCGTTCCTGCCACCCGAAGCCCGCGCCACGGTGGCGCTGATCCTGCGCGGCGGGCCGTTCCCGCATCGCCAGGACGGCAGCGTGTTCGGCAACCGCGAGAACCGGTTGCCGGCGCAACCGCGCGGCTACTACCACGAGTACACCGTCGACACCCCGGGCCTGTCGCATCGCGGCGCGCGCCGCATCGTCACCGGCGGCACCCCGCCGCAGGTCTGGTACTACAGCGACGACCACTACGCCAGCTTCCGCAGCTTCCAGGTGGACGGTACGAGGGCGACACCATGA
- a CDS encoding efflux RND transporter periplasmic adaptor subunit, whose product MPAPFVQRRRALPLLLSVVVLAFAGCKGGGQAAAPAAKMVEVVTLQPQSVPLSVELAGRTVASEESEVRPQVSGILRQRLFEEGATVRAGQPLFQIEPTLYQAAANQAQANLATAEATLAAATLRAERYRTLGKTQLAAQQDVDDAQAAYKQALASRDAQRAALDTARTQLRFATVLAPIGGRIGRARVTPGALVTANQTDAIAKIQRLDPMNVDITQSGNQFLALRRAIAAGGVQPASTQVRLTLSDGTEYPLPGTLEFADLDVEETTGAVTLRARFPNPDAQLLPGMYVRALVGQGVRQQALLVPQAAVDRTPRGEAVAWVVGADNVVRQREFTTLRAVGNRWLVGDGLKPGERVVVAGRQGLSDGAKVTVKAAVTAAPAAGQG is encoded by the coding sequence ATGCCCGCGCCTTTCGTCCAGCGCCGCCGCGCGCTGCCGTTGCTGCTGTCCGTCGTCGTGCTCGCGTTCGCCGGCTGCAAGGGCGGGGGCCAGGCAGCGGCGCCGGCGGCGAAGATGGTGGAGGTGGTGACCCTGCAGCCGCAGAGCGTGCCGTTGAGCGTGGAGCTGGCCGGGCGCACCGTGGCCTCGGAGGAATCGGAGGTGCGGCCGCAGGTCAGCGGCATCCTGCGCCAGCGGCTGTTCGAGGAGGGCGCCACGGTGCGGGCCGGGCAGCCGCTGTTCCAGATCGAGCCGACCCTGTACCAAGCCGCCGCGAACCAGGCCCAGGCCAACCTGGCCACCGCCGAGGCCACGCTGGCCGCCGCCACGCTGCGCGCCGAGCGCTATCGCACCCTGGGCAAGACCCAATTGGCCGCGCAACAGGACGTGGACGATGCGCAGGCCGCCTACAAGCAGGCGCTGGCCAGCCGCGACGCGCAACGCGCGGCGCTGGACACCGCGCGCACGCAGCTGCGCTTCGCCACCGTGCTGGCGCCGATCGGCGGGCGCATCGGCCGCGCGCGGGTGACGCCCGGCGCGCTGGTCACCGCCAACCAGACCGACGCCATCGCCAAGATCCAGCGGCTGGATCCGATGAACGTGGACATCACCCAGTCCGGCAACCAGTTCCTGGCGCTGCGCCGGGCGATCGCCGCCGGCGGCGTGCAGCCGGCCAGCACGCAGGTGCGGCTGACCCTGTCCGACGGCACCGAATACCCGCTGCCGGGCACGCTGGAATTCGCCGACCTCGACGTGGAGGAAACCACCGGCGCGGTCACCCTGCGCGCGCGCTTCCCCAATCCCGACGCGCAACTGCTGCCGGGCATGTACGTGCGTGCGCTGGTCGGGCAGGGCGTGCGCCAGCAGGCCTTGCTGGTGCCGCAGGCGGCGGTGGACCGCACGCCGCGCGGCGAGGCGGTGGCCTGGGTGGTGGGCGCCGACAACGTGGTGCGCCAGCGCGAGTTCACCACGCTGCGCGCGGTCGGTAACCGCTGGCTGGTCGGCGATGGCCTCAAGCCCGGCGAGCGGGTGGTGGTGGCGGGCCGGCAGGGCCTCAGCGACGGCGCCAAGGTGACGGTGAAGGCCGCCGTCACGGCCGCCCCTGCCGCCGGCCAGGGCTGA
- a CDS encoding DUF6985 domain-containing protein: MSATAQILASLHPDEDGNLWSDAVPVPWMRDTCCFVLVGCDAGDVPADAAPAIETFLQLDAAVFAAAAPHVFAYYRHTQALCAKYGWPSPDIASPAEVWAHVRFGSEAYVRRHRDGRLRISLECNCDWEQEHGLQLVFADDGRICKVGPFDGKLSHAAAHADPALEDVIYPH, from the coding sequence GTGAGCGCGACTGCGCAGATCCTGGCGTCGCTGCACCCGGACGAGGACGGCAACCTGTGGAGCGATGCGGTGCCGGTGCCGTGGATGCGCGACACCTGCTGCTTCGTGCTGGTGGGGTGCGACGCCGGCGACGTCCCGGCCGACGCGGCACCCGCCATCGAGACCTTCCTGCAGCTCGACGCCGCGGTGTTCGCCGCGGCCGCGCCGCACGTGTTCGCCTACTACCGGCACACGCAGGCGCTGTGCGCCAAGTACGGATGGCCTTCGCCGGACATCGCCAGCCCCGCCGAGGTGTGGGCGCACGTGCGCTTCGGCAGCGAAGCCTATGTCCGTCGCCATCGCGACGGCCGCCTGCGCATCAGCCTGGAATGCAACTGCGACTGGGAACAGGAACACGGCCTGCAGTTGGTGTTCGCCGACGACGGGCGGATCTGCAAGGTCGGCCCGTTCGACGGCAAGCTGAGCCACGCCGCCGCGCATGCCGACCCGGCGCTGGAGGACGTGATCTACCCGCATTGA
- a CDS encoding ATP-binding cassette domain-containing protein, translating to MPLITLQNLDYSVGGPLLLEKTDLSIEPGERIALIGRNGAGKSTLMKLIAGELKPDDGEVRVQQGVRIARLEQEVPHGAAGSVFDVVADGLGELGHWLAEFHRLSHAAEFDGDALGAVQSKIDGANGWALDQRVNETLTRLELDGDAEFARLSGGMKRRVLLARALVSAPDLLLLDEPTNHLDIEAIDWLEGFLKGWNGSVVFVTHDRRFLRALATRIVEIDRGQVSSWPGDWANYERRREERLNAQAQENARFDKLLAQEEVWIRQGIKARRTRDEGRVRRLEAMRRERTQRRELGGNVRMEAAQGESSGKKVIEAKDLSFAFGARSMVRDFSTTILRGDRIGLIGPNGSGKTTLLKLLLGELTPDQGEVRAGTNLQVAYFDQYRATLREDWSAIENVAEGRDFIEVNGKRKHVHAYLQDFLFTPERARAPITRLSGGERNRLLLARLFAQPSNLLVMDEPTNDLDVETLELLEELLGDYSGTLLLVSHDRDFIDNVVTSTMVMEGDGRIGEYVGGYSDWVRQRPAAPASAMAVAKASATAAATTPVAAAAAAPAPAPAKRKLSYKDARELEQLPARIETLEQQVAALTEAMTDPGFYQRDAAAVNVHTQALSQAQADLDAAYARWSELDG from the coding sequence ATGCCTCTTATCACTCTGCAGAACCTCGACTACAGCGTCGGCGGCCCCTTGTTGCTGGAAAAGACCGACCTGTCGATCGAGCCGGGCGAACGCATCGCCCTGATCGGCCGCAACGGCGCCGGCAAATCCACCCTGATGAAACTGATCGCCGGCGAACTCAAGCCCGACGACGGCGAGGTCCGGGTCCAGCAGGGCGTGCGCATCGCGCGGCTGGAGCAGGAGGTGCCGCATGGCGCCGCCGGCAGCGTGTTCGACGTGGTCGCCGACGGCCTGGGCGAGCTCGGCCATTGGCTGGCCGAGTTCCACCGGCTCAGCCATGCCGCCGAGTTCGATGGCGATGCGCTGGGCGCGGTGCAGTCCAAGATCGATGGCGCCAATGGCTGGGCGCTGGACCAGCGGGTCAACGAGACCCTGACCCGCCTGGAGCTGGACGGCGACGCCGAATTCGCGCGGCTGTCCGGCGGCATGAAGCGCCGCGTGCTGCTGGCGCGCGCGCTGGTGTCGGCGCCGGACCTGCTGTTGCTGGACGAACCGACCAACCACCTCGACATCGAGGCCATCGACTGGCTGGAAGGCTTCCTCAAGGGCTGGAACGGCAGCGTGGTGTTCGTGACCCACGACCGGCGCTTCCTGCGCGCCCTGGCCACGCGCATCGTCGAGATCGACCGCGGCCAGGTCAGCAGCTGGCCGGGCGACTGGGCCAACTACGAGCGCCGCCGCGAGGAGCGGCTCAACGCGCAGGCGCAGGAGAATGCTCGCTTCGACAAGCTGCTGGCGCAGGAGGAAGTGTGGATCCGCCAGGGCATCAAGGCCCGGCGCACCCGCGACGAGGGCCGGGTGCGGCGGCTGGAAGCGATGCGCCGCGAGCGCACCCAGCGCCGCGAACTCGGCGGCAACGTGCGCATGGAGGCGGCGCAGGGCGAATCCTCCGGCAAGAAGGTGATCGAGGCCAAGGACCTGAGCTTCGCCTTCGGCGCGCGCAGCATGGTGCGCGATTTTTCCACCACCATCCTGCGCGGCGACCGTATCGGCCTGATCGGCCCCAACGGCAGCGGCAAGACCACGCTGCTCAAGCTGCTGCTGGGCGAACTGACCCCGGACCAGGGCGAAGTGCGCGCGGGCACCAACCTGCAGGTGGCGTACTTCGATCAGTACCGCGCCACCCTGCGCGAGGACTGGAGCGCGATCGAGAACGTGGCCGAGGGCCGCGACTTCATCGAGGTCAACGGCAAGCGCAAGCACGTGCATGCCTACCTGCAGGATTTCCTGTTCACCCCGGAGCGTGCGCGCGCGCCGATCACCCGCCTGTCCGGCGGCGAGCGCAACCGCCTGCTGCTGGCGCGGCTGTTCGCGCAGCCGTCCAACCTGCTGGTGATGGACGAACCGACCAACGACCTGGACGTGGAAACCCTGGAGCTGCTGGAAGAACTGCTCGGCGACTACAGCGGCACGCTGTTGCTGGTCAGCCACGACCGCGATTTCATCGACAACGTGGTGACCTCGACCATGGTCATGGAAGGCGACGGCCGCATCGGCGAATACGTCGGCGGCTACAGCGACTGGGTGCGCCAGCGCCCGGCGGCGCCGGCCAGCGCGATGGCGGTGGCGAAGGCGTCGGCCACCGCCGCGGCGACCACGCCGGTGGCAGCGGCAGCGGCGGCACCGGCGCCCGCGCCGGCCAAGCGCAAGCTCAGCTACAAGGACGCGCGCGAACTGGAGCAATTGCCGGCGCGGATCGAAACGCTGGAACAGCAGGTCGCCGCGCTGACCGAGGCGATGACCGACCCGGGCTTCTATCAGCGCGACGCGGCGGCGGTGAACGTGCACACGCAGGCGCTGAGCCAGGCGCAGGCGGATCTGGATGCGGCGTATGCGCGCTGGAGCGAGCTGGACGGCTGA
- a CDS encoding efflux RND transporter permease subunit: MLPRFFIHRPIFAWVLAICIMAAGAIAVFTLPIEQYPDIAPPSVNVTATYNGASAQTVEDSVTQVIEQQIKGIDHLLYFSSTSSSSGQARISITFDQAANPDIAQVQVQNAVNQALNRLPQEVQQQGVTVAKSQGDSLMAVALYDRTDRMDNVDISDYLVSTLQDPISRINGVGEINVFGAQYAMRVWLDPHKLNAYQLMPGDVRSAILAQNTQVTAGELGALPTGAEQELNATVTAQSRLQTPEQFRQIILATRADGSSVRLGDVARVEIGAENYQNNATLNGHPASGFSVTLSAGANAIATSDAIHATIERLKPTFPPGLDVAYPRDSTPFVRISIENVVHTLAEAIVLVVVVMFLFLQNARATLIPAITVPVVLLGTFGILAAAGFTINTLTLFAMVLAIGLLVDDAIVVVENVERIMHEEHLPPREATERSMGEITGALVGITVVLGAVFLPMAFFGGSTGIIYRQFSITIASAMALSALVALTLTPALCATLLKPVEQERKLGRFFRWFNRSVERGQQAYQRRLGTVLQRPRRWLALYALVVLAMVVLYMRMPTGFLPVEDQGQVQIQFTTPEGTPLAKTQALGDRISDYFMTHEKANLTAIFMVVGRNNAGTGQNAGQAFVALRPWGERNRDNTAQAIIDRANAHFRNVGDAKISVLSPPAVRGLGQSSGFELWIRDSDGAGRAALLKAQQQVLKDAGDDPQLTAVRLNGLGDKAQLQVDIDHAQASALGLAQSDINATLATAWGGSYVNDFIDRGRVKRVYVQGDAPYRALPEDIAQWYVRGSGGQMAPFASFASTHWTRGPQLQQRFNGLPAAQIQGGAAAGSSSGEAMQRMQALVAKQQGFDLQWSGLSYQEQLSSNQTLWLYTASILFIFLCLAALYESWSIPVAVLLVIPLGVVGTVLVTTLAGFVNDIYFQVGLLTTIGLSAKNAILIVEFAEARQRAGMPLLEATLEGARLRLRPIVMTSLAFVAGVLPLALSTGAGASSRREIGVCVIGGMVTGTALAVLLVPLFFVLVRRALRRNPADAATAAHSG, encoded by the coding sequence ATGCTGCCGCGTTTCTTCATCCACCGCCCGATCTTCGCCTGGGTCCTGGCGATCTGCATCATGGCCGCCGGCGCCATCGCCGTGTTCACCCTGCCGATCGAGCAGTACCCGGACATCGCCCCGCCGTCGGTGAATGTCACCGCCACCTACAACGGCGCCTCGGCGCAGACGGTGGAGGACAGCGTCACCCAGGTGATCGAACAGCAGATCAAGGGCATCGACCACCTGTTGTACTTCTCCTCGACCAGTTCCTCGTCCGGGCAGGCGCGGATCAGCATCACCTTCGACCAGGCGGCCAATCCCGACATCGCCCAGGTGCAGGTGCAGAACGCGGTCAACCAGGCGCTCAACCGCCTGCCGCAGGAAGTGCAGCAGCAGGGCGTGACCGTGGCCAAGTCGCAGGGCGACAGCCTGATGGCGGTGGCGCTGTACGACCGCACCGACCGCATGGACAACGTCGACATCTCCGACTACCTGGTCAGCACCCTGCAGGACCCGATCAGCCGCATCAACGGCGTCGGCGAGATCAACGTGTTCGGCGCGCAGTACGCGATGCGGGTGTGGCTGGACCCGCACAAGCTCAATGCCTACCAACTGATGCCCGGCGACGTGCGCAGCGCGATCCTGGCGCAGAACACCCAGGTGACCGCTGGCGAACTCGGCGCGCTACCTACTGGCGCCGAGCAGGAACTCAACGCCACGGTGACCGCGCAGTCGCGGCTGCAGACGCCCGAGCAGTTCCGCCAGATCATCCTGGCCACGCGCGCGGACGGCTCCAGCGTGCGCCTGGGCGATGTGGCGCGGGTGGAGATCGGCGCGGAGAACTACCAGAACAACGCCACCCTCAACGGCCACCCGGCGTCCGGGTTCTCGGTGACGCTGTCGGCCGGCGCCAATGCGATCGCCACCTCCGACGCGATCCACGCCACCATCGAACGGCTCAAGCCGACCTTCCCGCCGGGCCTGGACGTGGCCTATCCGCGCGACAGCACGCCGTTCGTGCGGATCTCGATCGAGAACGTGGTGCACACCCTGGCCGAGGCCATCGTGCTGGTGGTGGTGGTGATGTTCCTGTTCCTGCAGAACGCCCGCGCCACGCTGATCCCGGCGATCACCGTGCCGGTGGTGCTGCTGGGCACCTTCGGCATCCTCGCCGCGGCCGGCTTCACCATCAACACGCTGACCCTGTTCGCGATGGTGCTGGCGATCGGTCTGCTGGTCGACGACGCCATCGTGGTGGTGGAGAACGTCGAGCGGATCATGCACGAGGAGCACCTGCCGCCGCGCGAGGCCACCGAGCGCTCGATGGGCGAGATCACCGGCGCGCTGGTCGGCATCACCGTGGTGCTGGGCGCGGTGTTCCTGCCGATGGCGTTCTTCGGCGGCTCCACCGGCATCATCTACCGGCAGTTCTCCATCACCATCGCCTCGGCGATGGCGCTGTCGGCGCTGGTCGCGCTGACCCTGACCCCGGCGCTGTGCGCGACCCTGCTCAAGCCGGTGGAGCAGGAACGCAAGCTCGGTCGCTTCTTCCGGTGGTTCAACCGCAGCGTCGAGCGCGGCCAGCAGGCCTACCAGCGGCGCCTCGGCACCGTGCTGCAGCGGCCGCGGCGCTGGCTGGCGCTGTATGCGCTGGTGGTGCTGGCGATGGTCGTGCTGTACATGCGCATGCCCACCGGCTTCCTGCCGGTGGAGGACCAGGGCCAGGTGCAGATCCAGTTCACCACCCCGGAAGGCACGCCGCTGGCCAAGACCCAGGCGCTGGGCGATCGCATCAGCGACTACTTCATGACCCACGAGAAGGCCAATCTCACCGCGATCTTCATGGTGGTGGGCCGCAACAACGCCGGCACCGGGCAGAACGCCGGCCAGGCCTTCGTGGCGCTCAGGCCGTGGGGGGAGCGCAATCGCGACAATACCGCGCAGGCCATCATCGACCGCGCCAACGCGCATTTCCGCAACGTCGGCGACGCCAAGATCAGCGTGCTGTCGCCGCCGGCGGTGCGCGGCCTGGGCCAGTCCAGCGGCTTCGAGCTGTGGATCCGCGACAGCGACGGCGCCGGCCGCGCGGCGTTGCTGAAGGCGCAGCAGCAGGTGCTCAAGGACGCCGGCGACGATCCGCAGCTGACCGCGGTGCGGCTCAACGGCCTGGGCGACAAGGCGCAGCTGCAGGTGGACATCGACCACGCCCAGGCCAGCGCGCTGGGCCTGGCGCAGAGCGACATCAACGCCACCCTGGCCACCGCCTGGGGCGGCAGCTACGTCAACGACTTCATCGACCGCGGCCGGGTCAAGCGCGTGTACGTGCAGGGCGATGCGCCGTACCGCGCGCTGCCGGAGGACATCGCGCAGTGGTACGTGCGCGGCAGCGGCGGGCAGATGGCGCCGTTCGCCAGCTTCGCCAGCACCCACTGGACCCGCGGCCCGCAACTGCAGCAGCGCTTCAACGGCTTGCCGGCGGCGCAGATCCAGGGCGGTGCGGCGGCCGGCAGCAGTTCCGGCGAGGCGATGCAGCGGATGCAGGCGCTGGTGGCCAAGCAGCAGGGCTTCGATCTGCAGTGGAGCGGGCTGTCCTACCAGGAGCAGCTGTCCAGCAACCAGACGCTGTGGCTGTACACCGCCTCGATCCTGTTCATTTTCCTGTGCCTGGCGGCACTGTACGAGAGCTGGTCGATCCCGGTGGCGGTGCTGCTGGTGATTCCGCTGGGCGTGGTCGGCACGGTGCTGGTGACCACGCTGGCCGGGTTCGTCAACGACATCTATTTCCAGGTGGGCCTGCTGACCACGATCGGCCTGTCGGCGAAGAACGCGATCCTGATCGTCGAGTTCGCCGAAGCGCGGCAGCGCGCGGGCATGCCGTTGCTCGAGGCGACGCTGGAAGGCGCGCGGCTGCGCCTGCGGCCGATCGTGATGACCTCGCTGGCGTTCGTCGCCGGCGTGCTGCCGCTGGCGCTGTCCACCGGCGCCGGCGCCTCCAGCCGCCGCGAGATCGGCGTGTGCGTGATCGGCGGCATGGTCACCGGCACCGCGCTGGCGGTGCTGCTGGTGCCGCTGTTCTTCGTGCTGGTGCGGCGCGCGCTGCGGCGCAACCCGGCGGATGCGGCAACGGCGGCGCACAGCGGGTAG
- a CDS encoding barstar family protein, with protein MSGFPFALNLAEPAASGVYRVANRDLDSVAALARDAGLRLCRIDLHGCTGKAMLLMRLAAQLDFPPGFGRNWDALTDGLRDLSWLPSPRGYALLLEDAGQLQAVAQPAFDVLLEILDDVAREWAQDGLSFVAFVGGSEEPEAPAESD; from the coding sequence ATGAGCGGCTTCCCGTTCGCACTGAACCTGGCCGAGCCGGCCGCCTCCGGCGTCTACCGCGTCGCCAACCGCGACCTGGACAGCGTCGCCGCCCTGGCCCGCGACGCCGGCCTGCGGCTATGCCGGATCGACCTGCACGGCTGCACCGGCAAGGCCATGCTGCTGATGCGGCTGGCCGCGCAACTGGACTTCCCGCCCGGCTTCGGCCGCAACTGGGATGCGCTCACCGACGGCCTGCGCGACCTGTCCTGGCTGCCCTCCCCGCGCGGCTACGCGCTTCTGCTGGAGGATGCCGGACAGTTGCAGGCAGTGGCGCAGCCGGCATTCGACGTGCTGCTGGAGATCCTCGACGACGTCGCCCGCGAGTGGGCGCAGGACGGTCTCAGCTTCGTCGCGTTCGTGGGCGGCAGCGAGGAGCCGGAAGCGCCTGCGGAGTCCGACTGA
- a CDS encoding TetR/AcrR family transcriptional regulator: MKGSKPLARQEAQAVATAPGAAASGAPTRPRGRPALARQRLLAAARMLLLEHGLEVSLEQIASRAGLTRQSLYNHFASKAELLMQVFEALSEELQTRLENIGSATAQDLPATLRQIAVTVPAHLYAPNALRLHRLLVQASAQMPDLLQSLHRRRAGRLRERLSALLQTLHARGDVQVGTPFLAATAFIGATFGYAYPGAMLNGQAPDAAAQQALAEEVVATFLAAWRYRGAMPS, encoded by the coding sequence ATGAAGGGAAGCAAACCCCTTGCCCGCCAGGAGGCACAGGCAGTGGCCACGGCGCCGGGGGCAGCGGCATCGGGCGCGCCCACCCGCCCGCGCGGACGGCCGGCGCTGGCGCGACAGCGCCTGCTGGCGGCGGCGCGCATGCTGCTGCTGGAGCACGGGCTGGAGGTGTCGCTGGAACAGATCGCCAGCCGGGCCGGGCTGACCCGGCAGAGCCTGTACAACCATTTCGCCAGCAAGGCCGAGCTGCTGATGCAGGTGTTCGAGGCCTTGAGCGAGGAACTGCAGACCCGCCTGGAGAACATCGGCAGCGCCACCGCGCAGGACCTGCCTGCGACCCTGCGGCAGATCGCGGTGACCGTGCCCGCGCACCTGTACGCGCCCAACGCCTTGCGCCTGCATCGCCTGCTGGTGCAGGCCAGCGCGCAGATGCCGGACCTGCTGCAGTCGCTGCACCGGCGCCGCGCCGGCCGCCTGCGCGAGCGCCTGAGCGCCTTGCTGCAGACCCTGCACGCGCGTGGCGACGTGCAGGTCGGCACGCCCTTCCTCGCCGCCACCGCGTTCATCGGCGCCACCTTCGGCTACGCCTATCCCGGTGCGATGCTCAACGGGCAGGCGCCGGACGCGGCCGCGCAGCAGGCGCTGGCGGAAGAAGTGGTGGCGACCTTCCTGGCCGCCTGGCGCTACCGCGGCGCGATGCCGTCCTGA
- the dbpA gene encoding ATP-dependent RNA helicase DbpA: MTDFATLSLSPALAPGIDALGYTSMTPVQAQSLPPILAGRDAIVQAPTGSGKTAAFGLGLLHKLDPTLSRAQALVLCPTRELADQVGKQLRKLATGIPNMKLVVLTGGMPLGPQLASLEAHDPQVVVGTPGRIQELARKRALHLGGVRTLVLDEADRMLDMGFEEPIREIASRCDKHRQSLLFSATFPEAIRALARDLLKDPAEITVEGADSAPEIDQQFFEVDPTYRQKAVAGLLLRFTPESSVVFCNTRKEVDEVAGSLQQFGFSALALHGDMEQRDRDEVLVRFVNRSCNVLVASDVAARGLDVEDLAAVINYELPTDSETYRHRIGRTARAGKHGLALSLVAPRETARAQALETEQGQPLRWSRAPLATARPAQLPQAAMVTLRIDGGKTDKLRPGDILGALTGDAGLSGAAIGKIAIYATRSYVAIARAHAGKALAQLQAGKIKGRRFRVAKL; the protein is encoded by the coding sequence ATGACCGATTTCGCCACCCTCTCCCTCTCCCCGGCGCTCGCGCCCGGCATCGACGCGCTCGGCTACACCAGCATGACCCCGGTGCAGGCGCAGAGCCTGCCGCCGATCCTGGCCGGGCGCGACGCGATCGTGCAGGCGCCCACCGGCAGCGGCAAGACCGCGGCGTTCGGCCTGGGCCTGCTGCACAAGCTGGACCCGACGCTGAGCCGCGCGCAGGCGCTGGTGCTGTGCCCGACCCGCGAACTGGCCGACCAGGTTGGCAAGCAGTTGCGCAAGCTGGCCACCGGCATTCCCAACATGAAGCTGGTGGTACTGACCGGCGGCATGCCGCTGGGCCCGCAGTTGGCCTCGCTGGAGGCGCACGACCCGCAGGTGGTGGTCGGCACGCCCGGCCGCATCCAGGAGCTGGCGCGCAAGCGCGCGCTGCACCTGGGCGGGGTGCGCACGCTGGTGCTGGACGAGGCCGACCGCATGCTCGACATGGGCTTCGAGGAGCCGATCCGCGAGATCGCCAGCCGCTGCGACAAGCACCGGCAGAGCCTGCTGTTCTCGGCCACCTTCCCCGAGGCGATCCGCGCACTGGCGCGCGACCTGCTCAAGGACCCGGCAGAGATCACCGTCGAGGGCGCCGACAGCGCCCCGGAGATCGACCAGCAGTTCTTCGAGGTCGACCCCACCTACCGGCAGAAGGCGGTGGCCGGCCTGCTGCTGCGCTTCACCCCCGAATCCAGCGTGGTGTTCTGCAATACCCGCAAGGAGGTCGACGAGGTCGCCGGGTCGCTGCAGCAGTTCGGGTTCTCGGCGCTGGCGCTGCATGGCGACATGGAACAGCGCGACCGCGACGAGGTGCTGGTGCGCTTCGTCAACCGCAGCTGCAACGTGCTGGTCGCCAGCGACGTGGCCGCGCGCGGGCTGGACGTGGAAGACCTGGCGGCGGTGATCAACTACGAATTGCCGACCGACAGCGAGACCTACCGCCACCGCATCGGCCGCACCGCCCGCGCCGGCAAGCACGGCCTGGCCCTGAGCCTGGTGGCGCCGCGCGAGACCGCGCGCGCGCAGGCGCTGGAAACCGAACAGGGCCAGCCGCTGCGCTGGTCGCGCGCGCCACTGGCGACCGCGCGGCCGGCGCAGTTGCCGCAGGCGGCGATGGTCACCCTGCGCATCGACGGCGGCAAGACCGACAAGCTGCGTCCAGGCGACATCCTCGGCGCGCTGACCGGCGATGCCGGCCTGTCCGGCGCGGCGATCGGCAAGATCGCCATCTACGCCACCCGCTCCTACGTCGCCATCGCCCGCGCCCACGCCGGCAAGGCGCTGGCGCAGCTACAGGCGGGCAAGATCAAGGGCCGCCGGTTCCGGGTCGCCAAGCTGTGA
- a CDS encoding adenine phosphoribosyltransferase: MTDAVAEPLSWATRIRDVPDFPKPGILFKDITPLLADGPDFASALDALAQPWRGTPLDVVLGIEARGFILGAPLAHELRVGFVPVRKPGKLPAQTLAQDYGLEYGRDRIEIHADALQPGMRVLLVDDVLATGGTLLAALALAQRVGAEVVAATVLVELAALGARARWPADIPLTAPLRY, translated from the coding sequence ATGACCGACGCCGTTGCCGAACCCCTGTCCTGGGCCACCCGAATCCGCGACGTGCCGGACTTCCCCAAGCCCGGCATCCTGTTCAAGGACATCACTCCGCTGCTGGCCGACGGGCCGGATTTCGCCTCCGCCCTGGATGCGCTGGCCCAGCCCTGGCGCGGCACCCCGCTGGACGTGGTGCTGGGCATCGAGGCGCGCGGCTTCATCCTCGGCGCGCCGCTGGCGCACGAACTGCGCGTGGGGTTCGTACCGGTGCGCAAGCCCGGCAAGCTGCCGGCGCAGACCCTGGCCCAGGACTACGGCCTGGAGTACGGCCGCGACCGCATCGAGATCCATGCCGACGCGCTGCAGCCGGGCATGCGCGTGCTGCTGGTCGACGACGTGCTGGCCACCGGCGGCACCCTGCTGGCGGCGCTGGCGCTGGCGCAGCGGGTGGGCGCCGAGGTGGTCGCGGCAACGGTGCTGGTGGAACTGGCCGCGCTGGGCGCGCGGGCGCGCTGGCCGGCGGACATTCCGCTCACCGCGCCGCTGCGCTACTGA